The proteins below come from a single Fodinicola acaciae genomic window:
- a CDS encoding MarP family serine protease: MTASYLDLVLLAVMVLFGLNGYLRGFVVGVLSFIGFTGGALLGLQLAPLLANRITDVVWRLVIALVTVLLVALSGQALANILGSIVREKLKSRRIRVVDNVAGAVLSVIAVLVVGWMIAVPLGTAPLPGVSAQVRDSAIIPVVNKVIPAPAQKVYASFARSLAARDVPELFAPLTMSKLPAVPAPNPALTRSPAVQAARASVLKVEGQAPACDLQLDGSSFVVSPQHVLTNAHVVAGVTADLHVVTPDGVRMPAQVVRFDAERDLAVLYVPRLTAPPLVFVPNAANGADAIVLGYPMNGPYTATAARVRDRRSVPEFNLYKQKTVVREIYTLRTSVHTGNSGGPLIASDGRVYGVLFAMSQEDPETGFALTAAEINPALVARDSTTPVGTGKCVMRS; the protein is encoded by the coding sequence GTGACCGCGAGTTATCTCGACCTGGTGCTGCTTGCCGTCATGGTGCTCTTCGGCCTGAACGGCTACCTGCGCGGTTTCGTGGTCGGCGTGCTGTCCTTCATCGGCTTCACCGGTGGTGCGCTGCTCGGCCTGCAACTCGCGCCACTGCTGGCAAACCGGATCACCGATGTCGTCTGGCGGCTGGTGATCGCGCTGGTCACGGTGCTTCTGGTGGCGCTTTCTGGACAGGCGCTGGCCAACATCCTCGGCTCGATCGTGCGCGAAAAGCTCAAAAGTCGGCGGATCCGGGTGGTCGACAACGTGGCCGGCGCGGTGCTCTCGGTGATCGCGGTGCTGGTGGTCGGCTGGATGATCGCCGTGCCGCTGGGCACCGCGCCGCTGCCAGGCGTCTCCGCGCAGGTCCGCGACTCGGCGATCATCCCGGTCGTCAACAAGGTGATCCCGGCGCCTGCGCAGAAGGTCTACGCGTCCTTCGCGAGAAGCCTGGCCGCACGGGACGTCCCGGAGCTTTTCGCGCCGCTGACCATGTCCAAGCTGCCGGCGGTGCCGGCACCGAACCCGGCGCTGACCAGATCGCCGGCCGTGCAGGCGGCGCGCGCCTCGGTGCTCAAGGTGGAAGGCCAGGCGCCGGCCTGCGACCTGCAGCTGGACGGCTCAAGTTTCGTTGTCTCGCCACAGCATGTGCTCACCAACGCGCACGTTGTCGCCGGCGTGACCGCGGACCTGCACGTGGTCACGCCGGACGGCGTACGGATGCCGGCGCAGGTCGTGCGTTTCGACGCGGAGCGCGACCTGGCCGTCCTCTACGTCCCCCGGCTGACCGCGCCACCGCTGGTTTTCGTGCCAAACGCGGCAAACGGCGCGGACGCGATCGTGCTCGGCTATCCGATGAACGGACCGTACACGGCGACCGCCGCGCGCGTACGCGACCGCCGGTCGGTGCCGGAATTCAACCTGTACAAGCAAAAGACCGTCGTGCGTGAGATCTACACGTTGCGTACGTCGGTGCACACCGGCAACTCCGGTGGTCCGTTGATCGCGTCGGACGGTCGCGTCTACGGTGTCCTGTTCGCGATGTCGCAGGAGGATCCGGAGACCGGTTTCGCGTTGACCGCGGCCGAAATCAATCCCGCGCTGGTGGCCAGAGACAGCACAACGCCGGTCGGCACGGGGAAATGCGTCATGCGGTCCTGA
- a CDS encoding GNAT family N-acetyltransferase, whose amino-acid sequence MLAPDYPLRTKRLLLRPFEMADLDALYDITRRPEVARFEYWEPKTREETAESLRRRAGRRAFEAEGDRFGLAVVLPDSGEFVGDVSLKWASKQSRQGDLGYMVHPDHQGNGYATEAATEMLRIGFECLDLYRISAGCEPRNTGSVRVLERLGMRREGHLRRYAYVKGEWWDQFIYAILADEFTARQSPDVRTA is encoded by the coding sequence ATGCTGGCACCCGACTATCCGCTCCGCACCAAAAGGCTGTTGCTGCGGCCGTTCGAGATGGCCGACCTCGACGCGTTGTACGACATCACCCGCCGACCCGAGGTCGCGCGTTTTGAGTACTGGGAGCCAAAAACCCGAGAGGAGACCGCCGAGTCGCTGCGCCGCCGCGCCGGCCGGCGAGCCTTCGAAGCCGAAGGCGACCGGTTCGGCCTGGCCGTCGTCCTGCCTGACTCCGGCGAGTTCGTCGGTGACGTCTCGCTGAAGTGGGCCAGCAAGCAGTCGCGGCAAGGCGACCTCGGCTACATGGTGCACCCCGACCACCAGGGCAACGGCTATGCGACCGAGGCGGCCACGGAGATGCTCCGGATCGGCTTCGAATGCCTTGACCTTTACCGGATCAGCGCCGGCTGCGAGCCCCGCAACACCGGCTCCGTGCGGGTGCTGGAACGCCTCGGCATGCGCCGGGAAGGTCATCTTCGTCGATACGCATACGTCAAAGGCGAGTGGTGGGACCAGTTCATCTACGCGATCCTGGCCGACGAGTTCACCGCCAGGCAGTCGCCGGACGTCAGGACCGCATGA
- a CDS encoding Kelch repeat-containing protein yields MRRIGLVLVVLLGLLISPTAAHATGSGTWKTLVTTGVGPSERSVPAVAGASNNWLYVFGGVKDDFTTGTNTFYNDAYVLDVRASQWRQIQPTSAGGPAGRAFAASATTPDARFYVFGGSTYNDQGGDFHAFDDLWSLSGRVWTKLASGPVGRSGATMWSAGGKLYVFGGIGADFATRNDLWSYDIATNKWQEVLPNGAAGNPPTRHAAQAGPVAVNNQLTFYGGEGDPAQGFPVLADTWQFDVLRQRWTEVTPAVGDITPARNYGAAGVLGGGLYLQGGDVPGGSAGCGAPFPQNPTNELWRFDLTSRTWDQLKPAGEPMPRIKRHAAGVINGRLYLVSGWDFSCPGGTGPGQVWNKNTYVFTP; encoded by the coding sequence ATGCGCAGAATTGGTCTCGTCCTTGTCGTCCTCCTTGGCTTACTCATCAGTCCAACGGCCGCGCACGCCACCGGCAGCGGCACCTGGAAAACGCTGGTGACGACCGGCGTCGGACCCAGCGAGCGGTCCGTGCCGGCGGTCGCGGGAGCGAGCAACAACTGGCTCTACGTTTTCGGTGGCGTGAAGGACGATTTCACCACCGGCACCAACACTTTCTACAACGACGCGTACGTCCTCGACGTGCGTGCGAGCCAGTGGAGGCAGATCCAGCCGACCAGCGCCGGTGGGCCGGCCGGTCGGGCTTTCGCCGCGAGTGCCACCACGCCGGACGCGAGATTCTACGTTTTCGGCGGATCGACGTACAACGACCAGGGCGGGGACTTCCACGCGTTCGACGATCTGTGGTCGCTTTCCGGTCGAGTGTGGACAAAACTCGCCAGCGGCCCGGTCGGCCGGTCCGGTGCGACGATGTGGTCGGCCGGCGGCAAGCTCTATGTCTTCGGCGGCATCGGCGCCGATTTCGCCACCCGCAACGACCTCTGGTCGTACGACATCGCGACGAACAAATGGCAGGAGGTGCTGCCAAACGGCGCCGCCGGCAACCCGCCGACGCGGCACGCGGCGCAGGCCGGTCCGGTCGCGGTGAACAACCAGCTGACTTTCTATGGTGGCGAAGGCGATCCGGCGCAGGGGTTTCCGGTGTTGGCCGACACCTGGCAGTTTGATGTGCTGCGGCAGCGATGGACCGAGGTCACGCCGGCCGTCGGCGACATCACTCCGGCGCGCAATTACGGCGCGGCCGGCGTGCTCGGTGGCGGACTTTACCTGCAAGGTGGCGATGTGCCCGGCGGCAGCGCCGGTTGTGGCGCGCCTTTCCCGCAGAATCCGACGAACGAGCTCTGGCGCTTCGACCTGACCAGCAGGACCTGGGACCAGCTCAAGCCGGCCGGTGAGCCGATGCCGCGGATCAAGCGGCACGCCGCCGGTGTGATCAACGGTCGTCTCTATCTGGTGTCCGGCTGGGACTTCTCGTGTCCCGGCGGCACCGGTCCCGGTCAGGTGTGGAACAAGAACACCTACGTTTTCACGCCGTAG
- a CDS encoding ABC transporter substrate-binding protein — MPTRPNRRRLLALGVIVALLASACGTPGDQSAPTAGKRGGTLNLLAQSEFEHLDPARNYVASQQHLALLYAPTLTSYVNRTGVAGNVIAPDAATTTGTHNADASVWSFTIRKNLKWQDGKPVTCEDFRYGVNRSFAPTLTDGPSYQKVFLKGGDSYKGIYEQKAGIPSVTCTGDTITYQLKQPVADFNYTVTMGIFAAVRADMDTKTKYDEKPFSYGPYMIKSHVIGQSLVLVRNPYWDQSQDQIRKNLPDTFNIQFGQDATVINDRLINDRGPDQQAITFGNTQVQAQQAEQVFGSPQLRKRTVSGLSGFVWYLAINTKKVPDLKCRQAYQYVMNKRTYLLAFGGPRFGDYATTIVAPTLTAYRKIDPYGLASKPEGDVAKAQQALAAAATCPRTVKLDYSQTPTTDRMAAAIREAFGRIGVTVVPNPIPRKQFYATAGRSEEEHELVYAGWGADWSSGAAVLGPLFDGKQIAKTGNQNYAQLNDPAINEAIYAAQRETNFDKAQPMWAAIDEKVQQASAIIPLRYEKAVYIVGSKVTGAQMHAVYSDISLLNVGVQP; from the coding sequence ATGCCCACAAGACCCAACCGTCGCAGGTTGCTCGCGCTTGGCGTGATCGTCGCGCTGCTCGCGAGCGCCTGCGGCACGCCGGGTGACCAGAGCGCGCCGACCGCCGGCAAACGCGGCGGCACGCTCAACCTGCTCGCGCAGTCGGAGTTCGAGCACCTCGACCCGGCGCGAAACTACGTTGCCTCGCAACAACATCTCGCGCTGCTTTACGCACCGACGCTGACCTCGTACGTCAACCGCACCGGTGTGGCCGGAAACGTCATCGCTCCGGACGCGGCCACCACCACCGGCACGCACAACGCGGACGCCTCGGTCTGGTCGTTCACCATCCGGAAGAATCTCAAATGGCAGGACGGCAAACCAGTCACCTGCGAGGACTTTCGCTACGGTGTGAACAGGTCCTTCGCGCCGACGCTGACCGACGGCCCGTCCTACCAGAAGGTGTTTCTCAAAGGCGGCGACAGCTACAAGGGGATCTACGAGCAGAAGGCCGGCATTCCTTCGGTCACCTGCACCGGCGACACGATCACCTATCAGCTGAAACAGCCGGTCGCCGACTTCAACTACACCGTCACGATGGGCATCTTCGCGGCCGTACGCGCAGACATGGACACCAAGACCAAATACGACGAGAAGCCATTCTCGTACGGCCCGTACATGATCAAGAGCCATGTCATCGGCCAGAGCCTGGTGTTGGTCCGCAACCCGTACTGGGACCAGAGTCAGGACCAGATCAGGAAAAACCTGCCGGACACCTTCAACATCCAGTTCGGCCAGGACGCCACGGTGATCAACGACCGGCTGATCAACGACCGCGGCCCGGACCAGCAGGCGATCACCTTCGGCAACACCCAGGTGCAGGCGCAACAGGCCGAGCAGGTGTTCGGCAGTCCGCAGCTGCGCAAACGCACGGTCAGCGGGCTTTCCGGCTTTGTCTGGTATCTGGCCATCAACACCAAGAAAGTGCCGGATCTCAAGTGCCGGCAGGCCTATCAGTACGTGATGAACAAGCGGACGTATCTGCTCGCCTTCGGCGGACCGCGCTTCGGTGACTACGCCACCACGATCGTCGCACCGACTTTGACGGCATACCGGAAGATCGACCCGTACGGCCTGGCCAGCAAACCGGAAGGTGACGTGGCGAAGGCACAACAGGCACTGGCCGCCGCGGCGACCTGTCCGCGTACGGTGAAACTCGACTATTCGCAGACTCCGACCACCGACCGGATGGCCGCCGCGATTCGTGAGGCATTCGGCCGGATCGGTGTCACCGTCGTCCCCAACCCGATCCCCCGCAAGCAGTTCTACGCAACGGCCGGCCGTTCCGAAGAGGAGCACGAGTTGGTCTACGCCGGTTGGGGTGCCGACTGGTCCTCCGGTGCCGCCGTGCTCGGGCCGCTCTTCGACGGCAAGCAGATCGCCAAGACCGGCAACCAGAATTACGCGCAGCTCAACGATCCGGCCATCAACGAGGCCATCTACGCCGCGCAACGCGAGACCAACTTCGACAAGGCGCAGCCGATGTGGGCCGCGATCGACGAGAAGGTCCAGCAGGCCAGCGCGATCATCCCGCTGCGCTACGAAAAGGCGGTATACATCGTCGGATCGAAGGTGACCGGCGCGCAAATGCACGCTGTCTACAGCGATATCAGTCTGCTGAACGTCGGCGTTCAACCATAG